From one Pontibacillus sp. HMF3514 genomic stretch:
- the ald gene encoding alanine dehydrogenase, whose product MRIGVPKEIKNNENRVAMTPAGVMTLLNAGHEVFVERDAGEGSGFTNEEYTEAGAILVDTANEAWNQEMVMKVKEPLPEEYEYFHEGLILFTYLHLAAEPALTKALIDNKVVGIAYETVQTARGTLPLLTPMSEVAGRMASQIGAQFLEKSRGGMGILLGGIPGVRRGKVTVIGGGVVGTNAAKIAMGLGADVTIVDLNPERMRELDDIFGSKINTIMSNPLNIAQELKDSDLVIGAVLIPGAKAPKLVTDEMVQEMMDGSVIVDVAIDQGGIFETTDRITTHDNPTYEKHGVLHYAVANMPGAVPRTSTIGLTNVTVPYALKLAKKGYKKACQDDEALLKGINTLNGYVTYEAVAEAHGLEYCDAHSLLNND is encoded by the coding sequence ATGAGAATAGGGGTACCTAAAGAGATTAAAAACAATGAAAACCGTGTAGCTATGACACCTGCTGGCGTAATGACACTATTGAATGCAGGGCATGAAGTATTCGTAGAAAGAGATGCTGGAGAAGGATCAGGTTTTACGAACGAAGAATATACAGAAGCTGGAGCAATACTTGTTGATACAGCTAATGAAGCTTGGAATCAAGAAATGGTTATGAAAGTAAAAGAGCCATTACCGGAAGAATATGAATATTTCCATGAAGGTCTTATTCTATTTACTTACTTACATTTAGCTGCAGAGCCAGCATTAACAAAGGCACTAATCGATAATAAAGTAGTAGGGATTGCATACGAAACAGTCCAAACAGCAAGAGGAACACTTCCGTTGCTTACACCAATGAGTGAAGTGGCAGGACGTATGGCATCTCAAATCGGAGCTCAGTTCCTCGAGAAGTCTCGTGGCGGAATGGGAATCCTGTTAGGTGGTATTCCAGGTGTACGCCGCGGAAAGGTCACTGTTATTGGTGGAGGCGTTGTTGGAACGAACGCTGCCAAAATTGCTATGGGTCTAGGAGCGGACGTAACCATTGTAGACTTAAACCCAGAGCGCATGCGTGAATTAGATGACATCTTTGGTTCTAAAATTAATACAATTATGTCAAATCCTTTAAATATCGCACAGGAACTTAAAGATTCTGACTTAGTTATAGGGGCGGTTCTAATTCCTGGAGCTAAAGCACCAAAACTAGTTACTGATGAAATGGTTCAAGAAATGATGGACGGCTCAGTTATTGTAGACGTTGCGATAGACCAGGGTGGAATTTTCGAAACAACGGATCGTATCACAACTCATGACAATCCAACTTATGAGAAACACGGAGTTCTACACTACGCTGTAGCAAATATGCCTGGTGCTGTTCCAAGAACATCTACGATTGGTCTTACAAACGTGACAGTCCCTTATGCGCTTAAACTTGCTAAAAAAGGGTATAAGAAAGCGTGTCAGGATGATGAAGCATTATTAAAAGGGATAAACACATTAAATGGCTATGTAACATATGAAGCAGTAGCAGAAGCTCATGGACTTGAGTATTGTGATGCACATTCTTTATTAAATAATGATTAA
- a CDS encoding SDR family oxidoreductase: MRHAIITAGTKGLGRKVTEEMLEAGYSVTVTYRQDQQKAEEIFQQLPSYSDRIQCVQADVTLVDDLPNIVNKAMERFGRIDVLINNAGPYIFERKKLMDYTTEEWNRMINGNLDAVFHLLKLVVPIMRAQKFGRIINYGFQGANGAPGWMYRSAFAAAKTGLVSLTKTIAYEEAEYGITSNMICPGKIVGDMKEADIADSRPHKDEQTPIGRSGTGGDIARSILFLCGDDADMVTGTVMEVTGGMDVIHKYCYKTP, translated from the coding sequence ATGAGACATGCCATCATAACAGCAGGAACCAAAGGGTTAGGACGTAAGGTGACGGAGGAAATGCTTGAAGCAGGATACTCTGTAACTGTTACGTACCGACAGGATCAGCAAAAAGCAGAAGAAATCTTTCAGCAACTCCCTTCTTATTCAGATCGCATTCAGTGTGTTCAAGCTGATGTAACCTTGGTTGATGACTTACCGAATATAGTCAATAAAGCTATGGAACGGTTTGGTCGAATTGATGTTTTAATTAATAACGCTGGACCTTATATTTTTGAAAGAAAAAAACTCATGGATTATACCACAGAAGAGTGGAATCGTATGATAAATGGGAACCTTGATGCCGTATTTCATTTGTTAAAGCTAGTTGTTCCTATAATGCGAGCACAAAAGTTTGGAAGAATTATTAATTATGGTTTCCAAGGCGCTAATGGTGCCCCAGGTTGGATGTATCGATCGGCCTTTGCAGCTGCTAAGACAGGATTAGTTTCCTTAACAAAAACGATTGCATATGAAGAAGCCGAATATGGAATCACATCGAATATGATTTGTCCGGGTAAAATTGTTGGGGACATGAAAGAAGCAGATATTGCGGACAGTCGACCTCATAAAGACGAGCAAACTCCAATTGGGCGCTCAGGTACTGGGGGAGACATCGCACGTTCCATATTATTTTTATGTGGAGATGATGCCGATATGGTTACAGGTACAGTAATGGAAGTAACAGGTGGCATGGATGTCATTCATAAATATTGTTATAAGACACCTTGA
- a CDS encoding cytosine permease, with translation MKSTVVETIGLEAVPQSQQNTPWFRYMFIQIAISANAGNFLIPALAVLKGNLSFLAAVIATSLGAIFGFVFVSLLSYPGSVYGIPAQYAIRTMLGVRGARYLSSPIRSITSLYWFSVQTIGGTYVLQQLLVRLTGEEYPFLLFSVPISILMVVLAIIGFEAVKRATTYFLPLLLLGEGTMLYLYFTTNESSRSLFTLPANESHGSFGMMVFFASLAFVQYVSGVSASADMTRYAKTPKQGAVGLFLGNTFGFFITAILGCASAYLYHDSNPYVSSSSITDSPLFLTIITLTAIISMLSINLSNAYTGGYSLLNTFSSLSRIQSAIIFGVSGVILSSVPTLVTHAEKFVSALGGLIIPISAVIVVDFIFIKKRRLSEESLLTLQEKGTLYRVPLLTVLGGSIIYFVIPESYSPGFITFFAIGILYYLLAKKSNE, from the coding sequence TTGAAGTCAACAGTTGTTGAAACGATTGGTTTAGAAGCGGTGCCACAGTCCCAACAAAATACTCCTTGGTTTCGATATATGTTTATTCAAATTGCGATATCCGCTAATGCTGGAAATTTTTTAATCCCTGCACTAGCTGTTTTAAAAGGAAATTTATCTTTTCTTGCAGCCGTCATCGCTACTAGCTTAGGAGCTATTTTCGGATTTGTTTTTGTATCATTATTGTCCTACCCAGGTTCTGTTTACGGCATTCCAGCCCAATATGCCATTCGAACAATGTTGGGTGTAAGAGGTGCCAGGTATCTTTCTTCCCCCATACGTAGTATTACATCACTTTACTGGTTTAGTGTGCAAACAATAGGCGGTACTTATGTTCTTCAACAATTACTCGTTCGCCTTACTGGGGAGGAATATCCATTTCTACTATTTTCAGTCCCGATATCCATCTTAATGGTGGTATTAGCCATCATTGGATTTGAAGCTGTAAAGCGAGCGACAACTTACTTTCTCCCTCTCCTCTTGTTAGGAGAAGGCACTATGCTCTATCTATACTTTACTACAAATGAATCAAGTCGTTCACTCTTTACGCTCCCTGCTAACGAATCACACGGAAGTTTTGGGATGATGGTTTTCTTTGCAAGTCTCGCTTTTGTCCAATATGTATCAGGTGTTAGTGCGTCAGCTGATATGACACGTTATGCCAAAACACCTAAACAAGGTGCAGTTGGGTTATTTTTAGGGAACACATTTGGATTCTTTATTACAGCCATACTTGGATGTGCCTCTGCTTATTTATACCATGACAGTAACCCTTATGTGTCTTCTAGTTCAATAACTGATTCACCACTATTTCTTACAATCATCACACTTACAGCGATTATATCGATGCTATCCATAAACTTAAGTAATGCATACACAGGTGGCTATAGCCTTTTAAACACCTTTTCCAGCTTGTCCCGGATACAAAGTGCTATCATCTTTGGAGTCTCAGGCGTAATTTTAAGCTCAGTTCCTACTCTCGTAACGCATGCTGAGAAATTTGTGTCTGCTTTAGGTGGTTTAATTATTCCTATTTCTGCTGTAATCGTTGTGGACTTTATCTTTATCAAGAAGAGACGTTTATCAGAAGAATCCCTGTTAACCTTACAAGAAAAGGGAACGTTATATCGCGTGCCATTGCTTACCGTTCTTGGAGGAAGTATTATTTACTTCGTTATCCCAGAATCTTATTCACCTGGTTTCATTACATTCTTCGCAATTGGTATCCTCTATTACCTATTAGCAAAGAAGTCTAATGAATAG
- a CDS encoding universal stress protein, with product MPFEYKRIVVAMDGSEASEHAFQKAIDIAKRNDANLYLSHVVDTRAFATVEAYDRTLADRADEYASELLQKCEQQARDAGLTSVQIDIEYGSPKIKIAKEVAPKYDADLIICGATGLNAVERFFIGSVSEHITRYASCDVLVVRPETDE from the coding sequence ATGCCATTTGAGTACAAGCGAATTGTAGTTGCTATGGATGGTTCTGAAGCTTCTGAGCACGCCTTTCAAAAAGCAATTGATATTGCAAAACGTAATGATGCAAATTTATATCTTTCTCATGTAGTTGATACACGCGCTTTTGCAACAGTAGAAGCGTATGACAGAACATTAGCTGATCGAGCAGATGAATATGCATCTGAGTTATTACAGAAATGCGAACAGCAAGCAAGAGATGCTGGGCTTACATCAGTTCAAATTGACATTGAATACGGATCTCCTAAGATTAAAATCGCCAAAGAAGTCGCACCAAAGTATGATGCTGACCTTATAATTTGTGGGGCTACTGGTTTAAATGCAGTCGAGCGCTTCTTTATAGGAAGCGTTTCTGAGCACATCACTCGATATGCAAGTTGTGATGTACTCGTTGTTCGACCTGAGACAGACGAATAG
- a CDS encoding molybdenum cofactor biosynthesis protein B has translation MSVTEHKKDHHTSVRCMVITVSDTRDEETDKSGRLIKDYLKEEGHKVTRYVIVKDEQLAIKEAVVSGLEDPSVDAVLTNGGTGMAYRDVTIETVHPLLDKEMTGFGELFRMLSYSEDIGSSAILSRAIAGVSQHTAIFSTPGSSGAVKLAMEKLILPELRHVVKEVKKDI, from the coding sequence ATGTCAGTTACAGAGCATAAGAAAGATCACCATACATCGGTTCGATGTATGGTGATTACAGTAAGTGATACGAGAGATGAAGAAACGGACAAAAGTGGTCGACTTATCAAAGATTACTTGAAAGAAGAAGGCCATAAAGTAACTCGCTACGTAATTGTTAAAGATGAACAACTTGCGATTAAAGAAGCCGTTGTAAGTGGTTTAGAGGATCCAAGTGTTGATGCAGTGCTAACGAATGGTGGCACAGGTATGGCTTACCGTGATGTGACCATTGAGACGGTTCATCCACTGCTGGATAAGGAAATGACAGGTTTTGGAGAGCTGTTCCGAATGCTTAGCTACTCGGAAGATATTGGATCATCAGCTATTTTATCAAGAGCCATTGCTGGTGTGAGTCAACACACAGCCATATTTTCAACTCCAGGATCTAGTGGTGCGGTTAAGCTAGCTATGGAAAAATTAATACTACCAGAATTAAGGCATGTGGTGAAAGAAGTAAAAAAAGACATTTAA
- a CDS encoding EcsC family protein, with product MSKEKVLHDIQHWERQWKDYRANDFEMMYDQWMNKSFQDMSNRTRKKFFHQIDQWLFHTHAYIQGTAFQNEARERILTSGRIFQSDIDHIEDMKNLTIDQLTYLAHQQVAKGKLYSFAQGGLTGTGGLLLLGIDFPAMLILNVRAVQLIGLTFGYEVNHPYEMMLSLKIFHAATLPKRLQKEAWDDLKRELEHQTSPFIYEGEEELTDETWLEQPMKHSMKSLFILMFRKKLIQGLPLVSMAIGATLNYQLTRQVTDFALRFYQYRYLVEQGEFD from the coding sequence ATGAGTAAAGAAAAAGTATTACACGATATCCAACATTGGGAAAGACAATGGAAGGATTATCGAGCGAATGACTTTGAGATGATGTATGATCAATGGATGAATAAATCGTTTCAGGATATGTCGAATCGTACCCGAAAGAAATTTTTTCATCAGATTGATCAGTGGCTCTTTCATACGCATGCTTACATCCAAGGGACGGCTTTTCAAAATGAGGCACGAGAGCGTATTTTAACAAGTGGGCGCATTTTTCAATCAGATATTGATCATATAGAAGATATGAAAAACCTCACGATCGATCAGCTTACATATTTAGCGCATCAACAAGTGGCAAAAGGAAAGCTTTATTCATTCGCACAAGGCGGTCTAACGGGAACAGGAGGGCTTCTACTATTAGGGATTGATTTTCCGGCTATGTTGATCTTAAATGTTCGAGCTGTCCAGTTAATTGGGCTTACATTTGGCTATGAAGTAAATCACCCTTACGAAATGATGTTATCCTTAAAAATCTTTCATGCTGCAACACTACCTAAACGTCTTCAAAAAGAGGCGTGGGATGATTTAAAACGTGAATTAGAACATCAGACTTCTCCTTTTATCTATGAAGGTGAAGAAGAGCTGACAGATGAAACGTGGCTTGAGCAACCTATGAAGCATAGTATGAAGTCTTTATTTATTCTGATGTTCCGAAAGAAATTAATTCAAGGGTTACCGCTCGTATCAATGGCTATTGGGGCAACGTTAAATTATCAACTAACTCGTCAGGTTACTGATTTTGCGTTACGCTTTTATCAGTATCGATATTTAGTGGAACAAGGAGAATTCGATTAA
- a CDS encoding acetate kinase, with amino-acid sequence MSKILAINAGSSSLKFQLIEMPEEKVITKGLVERIGLPESVFTIEVNGEKNETVTDLPEHGTAVQMLVEKLTGLGIIDSLDEIEGIGHRVVHGGERFADSALVTEEVIKEIDEVSELAPLHNPANLTGIRAFQKVLPNVPAVVVFDTAFHQSMPEQSFLYSLPYEYYEEYGIRKYGFHGTSHKYVSQRASELLNRPEEHLRILSCHLGNGASIAAIEGGKSVDTSMGFTPLAGVTMGTRSGNIDPALIPYIMQKTGKTAEEVLHVLNKESGMLALSGFSSDLRDIEDRAKEGDERAELALEVFAARIHKYIGSYAARMHGVDAIVFTAGVGENSTTIRERVLQGLEFMGVYWDPSLNQVRGKEAFVSYPHSPVKVMVIPTNEEVMIARDTVRLIEENK; translated from the coding sequence TTGAGTAAAATTTTAGCCATTAATGCTGGTAGCTCTTCACTGAAATTTCAGTTGATTGAAATGCCAGAGGAAAAAGTTATTACAAAAGGCCTTGTTGAACGTATTGGCCTTCCTGAATCTGTATTTACGATCGAAGTGAACGGTGAGAAAAATGAAACCGTTACGGATCTACCTGAGCATGGTACAGCTGTTCAAATGTTAGTTGAAAAGCTTACTGGGTTAGGTATTATAGACTCTCTTGATGAAATTGAAGGAATTGGACACCGTGTAGTACATGGTGGCGAGCGTTTCGCTGACTCTGCACTTGTTACAGAAGAGGTAATTAAAGAAATTGACGAAGTTTCTGAGCTTGCACCTCTACACAACCCAGCGAACCTAACTGGAATTCGTGCATTCCAAAAGGTACTACCTAACGTTCCAGCTGTCGTTGTGTTCGATACAGCGTTCCACCAATCAATGCCAGAGCAGTCCTTCTTATATAGTCTTCCATATGAGTACTATGAAGAGTATGGTATTCGTAAGTATGGCTTCCATGGTACATCTCACAAGTATGTATCCCAACGTGCTTCAGAGTTGTTAAACCGTCCTGAAGAGCACCTTCGCATTCTTTCTTGTCACCTAGGAAACGGAGCAAGCATTGCTGCAATTGAAGGCGGAAAATCTGTGGACACATCCATGGGCTTCACACCACTTGCTGGTGTAACAATGGGAACTCGTTCAGGTAACATTGACCCTGCACTTATCCCGTATATTATGCAAAAAACTGGGAAAACAGCTGAAGAAGTTCTTCACGTTCTTAACAAAGAAAGTGGTATGCTTGCTTTATCTGGTTTCTCTAGTGACTTACGTGATATTGAAGATCGAGCTAAAGAAGGCGATGAGCGTGCAGAGCTAGCTCTTGAAGTATTTGCAGCACGTATCCACAAATATATCGGTTCTTATGCTGCTCGTATGCACGGTGTAGATGCTATTGTATTTACAGCAGGTGTAGGTGAAAATAGTACAACAATCCGTGAGCGAGTTCTTCAAGGACTTGAATTCATGGGCGTTTATTGGGATCCATCCCTTAACCAGGTACGCGGAAAGGAAGCTTTCGTAAGCTACCCTCATTCTCCTGTTAAAGTAATGGTCATTCCAACAAACGAAGAAGTTATGATCGCTCGTGACACGGTTCGTTTGATTGAAGAGAATAAATAA
- a CDS encoding class I SAM-dependent methyltransferase — MEQSNVEQLYTWLDEAVELIGQEVDLSYLELLPLAGETLFEQQPTQEYSEEIQAKLKDKLTHISVEDYKKEEIRKAMQLAILKGMKGTTQQQHHITPDSVAIFMGYLVQKLTNSDQKTLRLFDPACGTANLLTAVVNQMEQNVEAYGSEVDQTLIQLALMNANLQKTEIEFFHQDSLSPFLLEPVDMAIADLPVGYYPNDVQANEYKLKADEGHSYSHHLFIEQSLNYVKEAGYALFLIPNFLFESDQSEKLHAYLHEHVHIVGVLQLPESMFKNEKFGKSIFIVQKKGQYTKTPSQALIAQLPSFQNVEAMNDMVGQINEWFKKEHLSKF, encoded by the coding sequence GTGGAACAATCAAATGTAGAGCAACTCTATACATGGTTAGATGAAGCAGTGGAGTTAATTGGACAAGAAGTAGATCTTTCCTATTTAGAGCTTTTACCTTTAGCTGGGGAAACCCTTTTTGAACAACAGCCAACCCAAGAGTATAGCGAGGAAATACAAGCTAAATTAAAAGATAAACTAACTCATATATCCGTAGAGGATTATAAAAAAGAAGAAATCCGTAAGGCAATGCAGCTTGCTATACTTAAAGGAATGAAAGGGACAACCCAACAGCAGCATCATATTACACCGGACTCTGTAGCGATCTTTATGGGGTATTTGGTTCAAAAGCTTACCAATTCAGATCAAAAGACATTACGTTTGTTTGACCCTGCCTGTGGCACTGCAAACTTATTAACTGCTGTCGTTAATCAAATGGAACAAAATGTGGAAGCCTATGGGAGTGAAGTAGATCAAACTCTCATTCAATTGGCACTTATGAATGCAAACTTGCAGAAAACTGAAATTGAATTTTTCCACCAAGACAGCCTGAGTCCATTTTTATTAGAACCTGTTGATATGGCTATTGCAGACTTACCCGTAGGTTATTATCCGAATGATGTACAGGCAAATGAGTACAAATTAAAAGCTGATGAAGGCCATTCTTATTCCCATCACTTATTTATTGAGCAGAGCTTAAATTATGTGAAAGAGGCTGGATACGCTTTATTCCTGATTCCAAACTTCTTATTTGAAAGTGATCAGTCTGAAAAGCTACATGCTTACTTACATGAACATGTTCACATTGTAGGAGTATTACAACTTCCTGAATCGATGTTTAAGAACGAAAAGTTTGGAAAAAGCATTTTTATTGTTCAGAAAAAAGGACAATACACAAAGACGCCATCACAAGCTCTAATTGCTCAACTTCCATCCTTTCAAAATGTCGAAGCAATGAATGATATGGTCGGGCAAATCAACGAATGGTTTAAGAAGGAACATCTGTCCAAATTTTAA
- the tpx gene encoding thiol peroxidase — MANVTFKNNPVTLVGDEVKVGEKAPNFTALANDLSEVSLKDYEGQVKLISVIPSIDTGVCDAQTRRFNEEAAKLDNVTVLTISMDLPFAQKRWCGANGIENVDTLSDHRDAYFGEAFGVLIKEMRLLTRSVFVVNSDDEVVYAEYVPEATDHPDYDAAIEAAKEAK, encoded by the coding sequence ATGGCAAATGTTACGTTTAAAAACAACCCAGTCACCCTAGTTGGAGACGAAGTGAAGGTTGGGGAAAAAGCCCCTAATTTTACCGCATTAGCGAATGACTTATCAGAGGTTTCGTTAAAAGATTATGAAGGTCAAGTAAAATTGATTAGTGTCATTCCTTCAATCGACACAGGGGTATGTGATGCACAAACCCGTCGTTTCAACGAAGAAGCAGCAAAACTTGATAATGTAACAGTGCTAACGATTAGCATGGATCTTCCTTTTGCACAAAAACGCTGGTGTGGAGCAAACGGTATCGAAAATGTTGATACACTTTCTGATCACCGTGATGCATACTTTGGTGAAGCGTTCGGCGTACTCATTAAAGAAATGCGTTTACTAACTCGCTCTGTATTCGTTGTAAATAGTGATGATGAGGTCGTGTATGCAGAATACGTTCCAGAAGCAACCGACCATCCTGATTACGATGCAGCCATTGAAGCAGCAAAAGAAGCAAAATAA
- the ytfJ gene encoding GerW family sporulation protein, producing the protein MSEHPIQGLMTTALESLKDMIDVNTIIGDPIETPDGSTLILTVSKVGFGFAAGGSQFKMGKSSDRHQSDKGQNDGDGSQGQGQSELPFGGGSGGGVSITPIAFLIVNKTSGVKMIHLDENTHLYERMLDLAPQTVQKIQEVLSKGSKKDGSSSRGDQQQQSEQRNGKQNNQNFSW; encoded by the coding sequence ATGTCTGAACATCCAATTCAAGGTCTAATGACAACTGCATTGGAAAGCTTAAAAGATATGATTGATGTAAATACGATCATAGGAGATCCTATTGAGACACCAGATGGTAGCACTCTAATACTAACTGTTTCCAAGGTAGGCTTTGGTTTTGCTGCTGGTGGAAGTCAGTTCAAAATGGGCAAATCTTCAGATAGACATCAATCAGATAAAGGTCAAAATGATGGTGATGGATCCCAAGGCCAAGGGCAAAGCGAACTTCCATTTGGCGGAGGTAGCGGTGGAGGAGTTTCGATCACTCCGATTGCTTTCTTAATTGTCAATAAAACTTCAGGTGTAAAGATGATTCACCTTGATGAAAATACACACTTGTACGAGCGCATGCTAGACCTTGCACCACAAACCGTACAAAAAATTCAAGAAGTACTTAGTAAAGGTTCAAAAAAAGATGGGTCTTCATCAAGAGGGGATCAACAGCAACAATCCGAACAACGAAACGGGAAGCAAAATAACCAGAATTTTTCCTGGTAG
- a CDS encoding DUF2953 domain-containing protein translates to MWWIALLLFLFVNMIVVIFTRLFFTISYIHKSDGDFLSIELRFWRWVRLKKEIPMVTVDKEEMTVKTKQKEEYGQDKKEEEEKDYSPEDIKTQLESVKDFLDRVVGFHRILRRFLSKVHVHTLLWDTQVGTSEASTTGMLCGGIWTLKGSIVAFISSYMQLNTAPELYVTPYFQQKHSQTRIKCMISFRFGQAILAVFLIVRHTQGRVPKFRKKTA, encoded by the coding sequence ATGTGGTGGATCGCACTATTATTATTTCTATTCGTTAATATGATTGTCGTTATTTTCACAAGATTATTCTTCACCATTTCCTATATTCATAAATCTGATGGTGACTTTTTAAGCATAGAACTCCGTTTTTGGAGATGGGTTCGATTAAAGAAAGAAATCCCAATGGTTACTGTTGATAAAGAAGAAATGACGGTGAAAACGAAACAAAAAGAAGAATATGGACAAGATAAGAAAGAGGAAGAAGAGAAGGATTATTCACCAGAAGATATCAAAACGCAACTCGAAAGCGTGAAAGACTTCCTAGATCGTGTCGTAGGATTTCATCGCATTCTTAGGCGTTTTTTATCAAAGGTACATGTTCATACATTACTTTGGGATACACAAGTAGGTACATCAGAAGCAAGTACAACAGGAATGCTTTGTGGCGGAATATGGACATTAAAAGGTAGTATCGTAGCCTTTATTTCTAGCTATATGCAACTGAATACAGCACCGGAATTATATGTAACTCCCTATTTTCAACAAAAACATTCTCAAACTCGCATAAAGTGTATGATTTCATTTCGCTTTGGACAAGCTATACTCGCAGTGTTTTTAATTGTACGGCATACGCAAGGTCGTGTCCCTAAATTTAGAAAGAAAACTGCTTAA
- a CDS encoding NAD kinase, whose product MAKGSNLYFFYKKDEELEQKLKPLFNLAKENGFNIVEDHQEANIIVSVGGDGMFLQAVRKTGFRQDCLYTGITRSGEEAGLYCDFNLDRFDEMVHSMMYEELEVRRFPIIEADVNGDSSFYCLNEMSMRSTIIKTIVLDVYIDDIHFETFQGDGLIVATPTGSTGYNKSTKGAVVDPKLPCFQVSELASLNNNRYRTLGSSFILSGDRKLSLKLLQDGNDYPIIGMDNEALPIRNIHNLDIRLSDKVIKTIKLKDNSYWERVKRTFL is encoded by the coding sequence ATGGCAAAAGGTAGCAACTTATATTTTTTCTACAAGAAGGACGAGGAACTAGAACAAAAACTGAAACCCCTTTTTAATCTCGCGAAGGAAAACGGTTTCAATATCGTGGAAGATCACCAAGAAGCTAATATCATTGTGAGTGTAGGTGGGGACGGAATGTTCCTACAAGCCGTACGAAAAACAGGCTTTCGACAAGATTGCTTATACACAGGTATCACACGTTCTGGTGAAGAAGCAGGCTTATACTGTGATTTTAACTTAGATCGATTTGATGAAATGGTGCACTCCATGATGTATGAAGAGTTAGAGGTTAGACGTTTCCCAATTATTGAGGCTGATGTAAACGGGGATTCTTCATTTTATTGCTTAAATGAAATGAGCATGCGTTCTACGATTATTAAAACAATCGTGCTTGATGTGTACATTGATGATATTCACTTTGAAACATTCCAGGGAGACGGCTTAATTGTTGCGACTCCTACTGGTTCAACAGGGTACAATAAGTCCACTAAAGGAGCCGTGGTCGATCCAAAGCTTCCTTGTTTTCAAGTTTCTGAGTTAGCGTCTCTTAATAATAATCGTTATCGCACACTTGGTTCTTCCTTTATTTTGAGTGGAGATAGAAAGTTATCGTTAAAACTCCTACAAGATGGGAATGACTATCCAATCATCGGAATGGACAATGAAGCCTTACCGATTCGAAACATCCACAACCTTGATATCAGGTTAAGTGATAAAGTTATTAAGACGATTAAGTTGAAGGATAATTCTTATTGGGAACGCGTGAAGCGTACGTTCTTATAA